Proteins encoded within one genomic window of Bradyrhizobium sp. CB1717:
- the cmk gene encoding (d)CMP kinase codes for MIIAIDGPAASGKGTLGKRLAHHYGYRHLDTGVIYRAVAYALMQSGHDLRDEAAAVQAALELDPEKFGNPALKTQEAGEGASIVSAIPRVREVLVNFQRQFAADPPGAVLDGRDIGTVICPHADVKIFVVADPRVRARRRTMEAKARGEEADEAAVLADIIRRDERDKNRPIAPLKPASDAYLLDNSQLDIEGGVRAAIDIIEAVRAGRSRG; via the coding sequence ATGATTATCGCCATCGACGGGCCCGCGGCCTCGGGCAAGGGGACGCTCGGCAAGCGTCTCGCCCACCATTACGGCTATCGTCATCTCGATACCGGCGTGATCTATCGCGCGGTCGCCTATGCCCTGATGCAGTCCGGTCATGATCTCCGGGACGAGGCGGCCGCGGTGCAGGCCGCCTTGGAGCTCGATCCCGAAAAGTTCGGCAATCCCGCCCTGAAGACCCAGGAGGCCGGCGAGGGCGCCTCGATCGTCTCGGCGATCCCGAGGGTTCGCGAGGTCCTGGTCAATTTCCAGCGGCAATTCGCCGCCGATCCGCCCGGCGCCGTGCTCGACGGCCGGGATATTGGAACCGTGATCTGCCCTCATGCCGACGTGAAGATCTTCGTTGTGGCCGACCCCAGGGTGCGCGCGCGCCGCCGCACCATGGAGGCCAAAGCCAGGGGCGAGGAGGCCGATGAGGCAGCCGTGCTCGCCGACATCATCCGGCGCGACGAACGCGACAAGAACCGGCCGATTGCGCCTTTAAAACCGGCCTCGGATGCTTACTTGCTAGATAACTCCCAACTGGATATAGAAGGCGGCGTCCGGGCCGCCATCGACATTATCGAGGCCGTCCGAGCGGGCCGGTCGCGGGGTTAA
- the aroA gene encoding 3-phosphoshikimate 1-carboxyvinyltransferase, producing MTHSDQPRPLQSRASGPLTGKVRVPGDKSISHRALILGALAVGETRISGLLEGEDVLNTAKSMQALGARVERTGDFAWKVNGVGVGGFAQPKAPLDFGNSGTGCRLVMGAVAGCPISAVFDGDASLRSRPMRRILDPLEKMGAKVVSGSEGGRLPLTLLGARDPLPITYKTPVASAQIKSAVLLAGLAAPGTTTVIESEASRDHTELMLKHFGADITSVQEGQHGRRITLVGQPELHGANVVVPADPSSAAFPIVAALIVEGSDIVLSDVMTNPLRTGLFTTLREMGGFIEESEVRGDAGEPMARLRVRASKLRGVEVPPERAPSMIDEYLVLAVAASFAEGTTIMRGLQELRVKESDRLEATAAMLRVNGVKVEVSGDDLIVEGRGHVPGGGTVATHMDHRIAMSALVMGCASDHPVTVDDTAFIATSFPDFIPMMRSLGAEFS from the coding sequence TTGACCCATTCCGACCAACCGAGACCGCTCCAGTCTCGCGCCAGCGGCCCCCTGACCGGGAAAGTACGGGTGCCCGGGGACAAGTCGATCTCCCACCGCGCCCTCATCCTGGGTGCGCTCGCGGTCGGCGAGACCAGGATTTCGGGCCTGCTGGAGGGCGAGGACGTCCTCAACACCGCCAAATCGATGCAGGCGCTGGGCGCCAGGGTCGAGCGCACCGGTGATTTTGCGTGGAAGGTCAATGGCGTGGGCGTCGGAGGCTTCGCCCAGCCCAAGGCGCCGCTGGATTTCGGCAACTCTGGCACCGGCTGCCGGCTGGTCATGGGCGCCGTCGCCGGCTGCCCGATCTCGGCGGTGTTCGATGGCGATGCCTCGCTGCGCAGCCGTCCCATGCGTCGGATCCTCGATCCGCTCGAAAAGATGGGCGCGAAGGTCGTCTCCGGCAGCGAGGGCGGGCGTCTGCCGCTGACCCTCCTGGGCGCGCGCGATCCGCTGCCGATCACCTACAAGACTCCCGTTGCCTCGGCCCAGATCAAATCGGCCGTGCTGCTGGCGGGCCTCGCCGCGCCGGGCACGACCACTGTCATCGAGAGCGAGGCCAGCCGCGACCACACCGAGCTGATGCTGAAGCATTTTGGCGCCGACATCACGTCAGTGCAGGAAGGTCAGCACGGCCGCCGCATCACGCTGGTGGGCCAGCCCGAGCTGCATGGCGCCAACGTCGTCGTGCCCGCCGATCCCTCTTCGGCGGCGTTCCCGATCGTCGCAGCACTGATCGTCGAAGGCTCCGACATCGTGCTGTCCGACGTCATGACCAATCCGCTGCGCACAGGCCTGTTCACGACGCTGCGCGAAATGGGCGGCTTCATCGAGGAGAGCGAAGTGCGCGGCGATGCCGGCGAGCCGATGGCGCGCTTGCGCGTGCGCGCGTCAAAGCTGCGCGGCGTCGAGGTGCCGCCGGAGCGCGCGCCCTCTATGATCGACGAATATCTGGTGCTGGCGGTGGCAGCCTCCTTCGCCGAAGGCACGACCATCATGCGCGGCCTGCAGGAGCTGCGCGTCAAGGAATCCGATCGCCTGGAGGCGACCGCCGCCATGCTCCGCGTCAATGGCGTGAAGGTCGAGGTGTCCGGCGACGATCTGATCGTCGAGGGCCGCGGCCATGTCCCCGGCGGCGGCACCGTCGCCACCCACATGGACCATCGCATCGCGATGTCGGCGCTGGTGATGGGCTGCGCCTCCGACCATCCGGTGACCGTCGACGACACCGCCTTCATCGCCACCAGTTTCCCGGATTTCATTCCGATGATGCGTTCGCTAGGGGCCGAGTTTTCATGA